Proteins from one Amycolatopsis benzoatilytica AK 16/65 genomic window:
- a CDS encoding AMIN-like domain-containing (lipo)protein gives MRRIPAALAAAGLLILAGCSQNGGGTAAPTTAPSAAPPATTSTAPTTSAGPPASTTAPPSSTAPPGTTSPAPTSTPGTPGCPAPGWGTGAKEAAGSTTDALYLVRIGRHDCYDRVVFSINGPASTGYSVSYVPLVTADASGKPLPVAGGAVLQVVVRAPEQGADTSGHQPGRILAATGDYFYPSAQLASWPSLRAVRFAGFFEGQCTFAVGTRAKLPFRVFTLLDRVNQVRLVVLDIAH, from the coding sequence ATGCGCCGCATTCCCGCCGCGCTCGCCGCGGCAGGGCTGTTGATCCTCGCCGGGTGCAGCCAGAACGGCGGCGGAACGGCCGCACCGACCACCGCTCCCAGCGCCGCGCCCCCGGCGACGACCAGCACCGCGCCGACGACGTCGGCCGGACCGCCGGCCAGCACTACCGCACCGCCCAGCTCCACCGCGCCGCCGGGCACCACCAGCCCCGCCCCGACCTCGACGCCGGGCACGCCCGGCTGTCCCGCGCCCGGATGGGGCACCGGAGCGAAGGAAGCCGCCGGTTCGACCACCGACGCGCTCTACCTGGTCCGCATCGGCCGGCACGACTGCTACGACCGCGTGGTCTTCTCGATCAACGGGCCGGCCTCGACCGGTTATTCGGTCAGCTACGTCCCGCTGGTGACCGCGGACGCTTCGGGCAAACCGCTTCCGGTCGCCGGCGGCGCGGTGCTGCAGGTCGTCGTCCGGGCGCCCGAACAAGGCGCCGACACCAGCGGGCACCAGCCCGGCCGGATCCTCGCCGCCACCGGCGACTATTTCTACCCGTCCGCTCAGCTGGCCAGCTGGCCCTCCCTGCGCGCGGTGCGTTTCGCCGGATTCTTCGAGGGACAGTGCACCTTCGCTGTCGGCACCCGCGCGAAACTCCCGTTCCGGGTGTTCACGTTGCTCGACCGCGTGAACCAGGTCCGGCTGGTCGTGCTCGACATCGCCCACTGA
- a CDS encoding SHOCT domain-containing protein, whose translation MPYWHYGDEAGWVGPVVMIVGAVLILAALGVVIALLVRRQAAAPGPGRGPAPGHGPGPGPDEAMTILRQRFARGEIDQEEYDRRREALRH comes from the coding sequence ATGCCCTATTGGCACTACGGAGACGAGGCCGGCTGGGTCGGCCCGGTGGTGATGATCGTCGGAGCGGTCCTGATCCTGGCCGCGCTCGGGGTGGTGATCGCGCTCCTCGTCCGCCGGCAGGCCGCCGCGCCGGGCCCGGGACGAGGGCCGGCGCCGGGTCACGGGCCGGGCCCGGGACCGGACGAAGCCATGACGATCCTGCGCCAGCGGTTCGCCCGCGGCGAGATCGACCAGGAGGAGTACGACCGCCGCCGCGAAGCGCTCCGGCATTGA
- a CDS encoding Acg family FMN-binding oxidoreductase → MERGLPDEYTVTTAVGMAVRAPSVHNSQPWRFAVGYRSMHLYADPSRQLAQTDPDGRDLLISCGAALHHLRIAFAALGWRAEVHRLPNPAEPDHLASVELHRHEPTLDEIALAAAIPRRRTDRRRHSSWHVPRGHLENIAKAVADEGVVLRVAEDAERYYLAAAIEEASRRHLQDPAYRIELAAWSGRHTSPDGVPARNAPVPDSTPGAVPGRPFADPQLPEAEGAAGEEDETVLLVLSTASDDRMSRLRAGEATSAALLTATQFGLATCPLTEALELPDVRRTVEEKVAAGSFPQMVLRIGWAPANADPLPATPRREVAEVLEPLDADQLS, encoded by the coding sequence ATGGAACGCGGACTCCCCGACGAGTACACCGTCACCACCGCGGTCGGGATGGCCGTTCGCGCGCCTTCCGTGCACAACTCCCAGCCCTGGCGGTTCGCGGTCGGGTACCGGTCCATGCATCTCTACGCGGATCCCTCGCGGCAGCTCGCGCAGACCGATCCGGACGGGCGCGACCTGCTGATCAGCTGCGGCGCCGCGCTGCATCACTTGCGGATCGCGTTCGCCGCGCTCGGCTGGCGGGCCGAGGTGCACCGGCTGCCCAACCCCGCCGAGCCCGACCATCTCGCTTCGGTGGAGCTGCATCGGCACGAGCCGACTCTCGACGAGATCGCGCTCGCCGCGGCGATTCCGCGGCGGCGGACCGACCGGCGGCGGCACAGTTCGTGGCACGTTCCGCGCGGACACCTCGAAAACATCGCCAAAGCGGTCGCCGACGAAGGCGTGGTGCTGCGCGTCGCGGAGGATGCCGAACGGTATTACCTCGCTGCCGCGATCGAAGAAGCGTCGCGGCGGCACCTGCAGGATCCCGCGTACCGGATCGAACTGGCCGCCTGGAGCGGGCGGCACACGTCGCCCGACGGAGTTCCCGCGCGCAACGCGCCGGTGCCGGACAGCACGCCTGGCGCGGTGCCCGGACGTCCGTTCGCCGACCCGCAACTGCCGGAAGCCGAAGGCGCGGCCGGCGAGGAAGACGAGACCGTGCTGCTCGTGCTGAGCACCGCGTCCGACGACCGGATGTCCCGGCTCCGCGCCGGGGAAGCCACGAGTGCGGCGCTGCTCACCGCGACCCAGTTCGGTCTCGCCACCTGCCCGTTGACCGAAGCGCTCGAACTGCCCGATGTCCGGCGCACTGTCGAAGAGAAGGTCGCGGCGGGCAGCTTCCCGCAGATGGTGCTGCGCATCGGCTGGGCGCCGGCCAACGCCGACCCGCTGCCCGCGACACCCCGGCGCGAGGTCGCCGAGGTGCTCGAGCCGCTCGACGCTGATCAGCTGTCCTGA